In Malus sylvestris chromosome 15, drMalSylv7.2, whole genome shotgun sequence, a single genomic region encodes these proteins:
- the LOC126603745 gene encoding probable beta-1,3-galactosyltransferase 12 isoform X3, whose amino-acid sequence MPLFFHRQSSLPTATATSPSYPSKLLKPLKPHPAPVPTRTPLPIIVFSLVSLFIGLAGTIFAIAAFRRPTPIPIFRCGKSDDTFGGFYSLSKSRQAGDKNGGLVDRPKLLGLVGIQTGFGSANRRAALRNTWFPSDPDGLLRLEQATGLAFRFVIGRSKDSKKMAELQKEIDKYRDFLVIDINEEYPNLPWKTLAFFKSGFQLFEADYYVKANDDIYLRPDRLATLLAKERTHPQTYIGCMKKGPVVTDPKMKWYEKSGHLIGNEYFQHAFGPIYVLSAEVVASLAVARNSSLRMFSNEDVMVGSWMLAMNVNHEDNRALCDPRCTPTSVAVWDIPKCSGLCNPAIRLKELHAMRMCSKSPTLLPDDG is encoded by the exons ATGCCACTCTTTTTCCACCGCCAATCTTCTCTccccaccgccaccgccacctcCCCCTCCTACCCCTCCAAGCTCCTCAAGCCCCTAAAGCCCCATCCTGCCCCTGTCCCCACCCGCACTCCCCTGCCCATTATCGTCTTTTCACTCGTCTCCCTCTTCATCGGCCTTGCCGGAACCATCTTCGCCATCGCCGCCTTCCGCCGCCCTACCCCCATTCCCATTTTCCGATGCGGCAAATCGGACGACACTTTCGGGGGGTTCTACTCTCTGTCGAAGTCTCGGCAGGCCGGGGATAAAAATGGTGGCTTGGTTGATCGGCCCAAGCTTCTTGGGCTCGTCGGAATTCAGACCGGGTTCGGCTCGGCCAATCGCCGTGCAGCGTTGCGGAACACTTGGTTTCCTTCCGACCCAGATGGCCTTTTGAG GTTGGAACAAGCTACTGGTTTAGCATTTAGGTTCGTTATTGGGCGATCGAAAGACTCAAAGAAGATGGCAGAGCTTCAGAAAGAGATCGATAAGTACAGGGACTTTTTGGTTATTGATATCAATGAAGAATATCCAAACCTTCCATGGAAAAC GTTGGCGTTTTTCAAATCAGGATTTCAACTTTTCGAAGCAGATTACTACGTCAAAGCCAATGATGACATTTATTTGCGTCCAG ATCGACTAGCAACACTTCTAGCCAAGGAACGAACACATCCACAAACCTACATTGGATGCATGAAGAAAGGACCAGTAGTCACTGACCCTAAAATGAAATG GTATGAGAAATCAGGACATCTAATCGGGAATGAATACTTTCAGCATGCTTTTGGTCCTATTTATGTTCTGTCTGCAGAGGTGGTAGCATCATTGGCAGTCGCTAGAAATAGCAG TTTGAGAATGTTTAGCAATGAGGACGTCATGGTTGGATCATGGATGCTTGCTATGAATGTCAATCACGAGGATAATCGGGCATTATGTGACCCTCGCTGCACACCTACATCCGTTGCAGTCTGGGACATCCCAAAATGTTCAG GTTTGTGCAACCCAGCTATTAGGCTGAAAGAGCTTCATGCGATGAGAATGTGCTCCAAAAGTCCGACTCTGCTTCCTGATGACGGATAA
- the LOC126603743 gene encoding zinc transporter 4, chloroplastic-like isoform X1: MLFIEVLSLSLDFPVSLQFSDSNAAFLCRISGPCSALQLSWKSLGFSKSMSHTSCESAELEACRDEPAALVLKLIAVASILVAGVVGVAIPLVGRNRSFLRTDGSLFVSAKAFAAGVILATGFVHMLSGGSDALNNPCLPEFPWTKFPFSGFFAMMASLATLLVDFVGSQYYERKQRKARPAENQVRVGSDDPEIVARVGPGQPAKEWNGIVFGEEKGGGMHIVGMHAHAAHHRHSHAHGQAACDGHVTREPEQGHGHDSHGHGHGHSHGFGDDDEDGGVRHVVVSQILELGIVSHSVIIGLSLGVSESPCTIRPLVAALSFHQFFEGFALGGCISQAQFKTLSATLMVCFFAVTTPLGIGVGTAISSFYNPYSPGALVAEGILDSMSAGILVYMALVDLIAADFLSKRMRCDFRLQVVSYCCLFVGAGLMSLLAIWA, from the exons ATGTTGTTCATtgaggttctctctctctctctcgatttcCCCGTTTCTCTGCAATTCTCTGATTCAAACGCTGCGTTTTTGTGTAGGATCTCTGGCCCTTGCTCTGCCCTCCAGCTTTCCTGGAAAAGTCTCGGCTTTTCAAAG TCCATGTCCCACACGAGCTGCGAGAGCGCGGAGCTCGAGGCCTGCCGCGACGAGCCGGCGGCGCTCGTCCTCAAGCTAATCGCTGTCGCCTCGATTCTCGTCGCAGGAGTCGTCGGAGTCGCAATTCCCCTAGTCGGTAGGAACCGCAGCTTTCTTCGCACCGACGGCAGCCTCTTCGTCTCCGCCAAGGCCTTCGCCGCCGGCGTAATTCTTGCCACCGGGTTCGTCCACATGCTTTCGGGCGGGTCAGACGCCCTGAACAACCCCTGCCTACCCGAATTCCCCTGGACCAAGTTCCCCTTCTCCGGTTTTTTCGCCATGATGGCCTCGCTTGCCACGTTGCTCGTTGACTTTGTTGGGAGCCAGTATTACGAGAGGAAACAGAGGAAGGCACGGCCCGCCGAGAACCAGGTACGCGTCGGGTCGGATGACCCGGAGATTGTGGCGCGTGTGGGTCCGGGGCAGCCGGCGAAAGAGTGGAATGGGATTGTGTTTGGGGAAGAGAAAGGCGGAGGGATGCACATTGTGGGGATGCATGCGCACGCGGCGCACCATAGACACAGCCACGCGCATGGGCAGGCAGCATGTGATGGGCACGTGACGAGGGAACCCGAACAGGGCCACGGGCACGATTCGCACGGACACGGGCACGGACATTCTCACGGGTTCGGGGATGatgacgaggatggtggtgtTCGGCACGTCGTCGTTTCCCAG ATTTTGGAACTTGGGATTGTATCACATTCAGTGATCATAGGCTTATCACTGGGAGTTTCAGAGAGCCCATGCACCATAAGACCCTTGGTTGCAGCATTGTCATTCCATCAGTTCTTTGAAGGTTTTGCACTCGGAGGCTGCATATCTCAAGCACAATTCAAGACCCTATCAGCAACCCTAATGGTCTGCTTTTTTGCCGTCACAACTCCGCTCGGGATAGGCGTTGGGACTGCCATTTCCTCATTCTACAACCCGTACAGTCCGGGAGCTTTGGTCGCAGAAGGCATCTTGGATTCCATGTCGGCCGGAATTCTGGTGTACATGGCCTTGGTTGACCTAATTGCTGCTGATTTTCTAAGTAAGAGGATGAGATGCGATTTCAGGCTCCAAGTTGTATCTTATTGCTGTCTCTTTGTTGGAGCGGGATTGATGTCATTACTTGCAATTTGGGCTTAA
- the LOC126603743 gene encoding zinc transporter 4, chloroplastic-like isoform X2, protein MLFIEDLWPLLCPPAFLEKSRLFKESLLQSMSHTSCESAELEACRDEPAALVLKLIAVASILVAGVVGVAIPLVGRNRSFLRTDGSLFVSAKAFAAGVILATGFVHMLSGGSDALNNPCLPEFPWTKFPFSGFFAMMASLATLLVDFVGSQYYERKQRKARPAENQVRVGSDDPEIVARVGPGQPAKEWNGIVFGEEKGGGMHIVGMHAHAAHHRHSHAHGQAACDGHVTREPEQGHGHDSHGHGHGHSHGFGDDDEDGGVRHVVVSQILELGIVSHSVIIGLSLGVSESPCTIRPLVAALSFHQFFEGFALGGCISQAQFKTLSATLMVCFFAVTTPLGIGVGTAISSFYNPYSPGALVAEGILDSMSAGILVYMALVDLIAADFLSKRMRCDFRLQVVSYCCLFVGAGLMSLLAIWA, encoded by the exons ATGTTGTTCATtgag GATCTCTGGCCCTTGCTCTGCCCTCCAGCTTTCCTGGAAAAGTCTCGGCTTTTCAAAG AGTCCCTTTTGCAGTCCATGTCCCACACGAGCTGCGAGAGCGCGGAGCTCGAGGCCTGCCGCGACGAGCCGGCGGCGCTCGTCCTCAAGCTAATCGCTGTCGCCTCGATTCTCGTCGCAGGAGTCGTCGGAGTCGCAATTCCCCTAGTCGGTAGGAACCGCAGCTTTCTTCGCACCGACGGCAGCCTCTTCGTCTCCGCCAAGGCCTTCGCCGCCGGCGTAATTCTTGCCACCGGGTTCGTCCACATGCTTTCGGGCGGGTCAGACGCCCTGAACAACCCCTGCCTACCCGAATTCCCCTGGACCAAGTTCCCCTTCTCCGGTTTTTTCGCCATGATGGCCTCGCTTGCCACGTTGCTCGTTGACTTTGTTGGGAGCCAGTATTACGAGAGGAAACAGAGGAAGGCACGGCCCGCCGAGAACCAGGTACGCGTCGGGTCGGATGACCCGGAGATTGTGGCGCGTGTGGGTCCGGGGCAGCCGGCGAAAGAGTGGAATGGGATTGTGTTTGGGGAAGAGAAAGGCGGAGGGATGCACATTGTGGGGATGCATGCGCACGCGGCGCACCATAGACACAGCCACGCGCATGGGCAGGCAGCATGTGATGGGCACGTGACGAGGGAACCCGAACAGGGCCACGGGCACGATTCGCACGGACACGGGCACGGACATTCTCACGGGTTCGGGGATGatgacgaggatggtggtgtTCGGCACGTCGTCGTTTCCCAG ATTTTGGAACTTGGGATTGTATCACATTCAGTGATCATAGGCTTATCACTGGGAGTTTCAGAGAGCCCATGCACCATAAGACCCTTGGTTGCAGCATTGTCATTCCATCAGTTCTTTGAAGGTTTTGCACTCGGAGGCTGCATATCTCAAGCACAATTCAAGACCCTATCAGCAACCCTAATGGTCTGCTTTTTTGCCGTCACAACTCCGCTCGGGATAGGCGTTGGGACTGCCATTTCCTCATTCTACAACCCGTACAGTCCGGGAGCTTTGGTCGCAGAAGGCATCTTGGATTCCATGTCGGCCGGAATTCTGGTGTACATGGCCTTGGTTGACCTAATTGCTGCTGATTTTCTAAGTAAGAGGATGAGATGCGATTTCAGGCTCCAAGTTGTATCTTATTGCTGTCTCTTTGTTGGAGCGGGATTGATGTCATTACTTGCAATTTGGGCTTAA